The following proteins come from a genomic window of Nostoc sp. TCL26-01:
- a CDS encoding UPF0182 family protein, producing the protein MSGKWYLRTLLIPFLGVWLLVSMSSRLGGEIFWFQEVGYLQVFLLRLVTRGSLWIMGAGISAAYLLGNLTLAQRLNYPQSVKINQFTPAAEPRTELKDFLSPQYGKFNAPKISQEVRLKPWRLRILLPVAVVLGLLVGLILAHYGQIALAYWYPTWNQGSLPPTALSIDKIWQLGKQISTQVWRIGLIVGVAIAILIYSHFCLRAIAIILSIIFGSILFQNWAKVLQYFHPTSFNSTEPLFGQDISLYVFSLPLWELIELWFMGIFLYGFIAVTLTYLLSGDSLSQGIFPGFSPQQQRHLSGMAGLLMLVVALGYWLSRYELVYSPRGVSYGASYTDVTVQLPVYSLLCVLAVAIAFYLLWQTIFWRSQPKYQRFTIYGLGVYLFVVVGAGYILPGAVQSFIVEPNELQREQPYIQRTIALTRQAFDLEVIDARTFNPQGNLTAADLQVNELTIRNIRLWDQRPLLETNRQLQQIRPYYKFPDADIDRYTLEPDSPTLTLPERRQVLIAARELDYSAVPQQAQTWVNQHLIYTHGYGFTMSPVNTVGDGGLPEYFVKDISGNNDALSTANAAIRDSIPIGQPRIYYGEITNTYVMTGTKARELDYPSGSDNVYNTYDGQGGVSIGSWWRRSLFAMYLKDWQMLFTRDFLPQTKVLFRRNIKQRIQAIAPFLKFDSDPYLIAADANPNDKGTKNYLYWIVDAYTTSDRYPYSDPNSNGINYIRNSVKIVIDAYNGSVNFYIADAEDPIINTWSAIFPNLFQPLSSMPNTLRSHIRYPLDFFTIQSERLMTYHMTDPQVFYNREDQWQIPNEIYGSETRLVEPYYVITSLPTVPFEEFILLLPYTPKQRTNLIAWLAARSDGDNYGRLLLYVFPKERLIYGTEQIEARINQDPVISQQISLWNRQGSRAIQGNLLVIPIEQSLLYVEPIYLEATQNSLPTLVRVVVAYENRIVMAQTLEQALQGIFQPALTPAPTIIRPVEEGRE; encoded by the coding sequence ATGTCCGGTAAATGGTACTTGAGAACTTTATTAATTCCCTTCCTGGGTGTGTGGCTACTCGTGAGTATGAGTTCCCGCTTGGGGGGAGAAATTTTTTGGTTTCAAGAAGTCGGTTATCTGCAAGTCTTCCTGTTGCGCTTGGTGACTCGTGGCAGTTTGTGGATAATGGGTGCGGGGATAAGTGCGGCTTATTTGTTGGGAAACTTAACTTTAGCGCAACGGCTGAATTATCCCCAGTCGGTAAAAATTAATCAATTTACACCAGCCGCAGAACCGCGCACTGAACTGAAAGACTTTCTCAGTCCGCAGTATGGCAAATTTAATGCACCAAAGATATCTCAGGAAGTGCGCTTAAAGCCTTGGAGATTAAGAATCCTCTTACCTGTAGCTGTGGTACTCGGCTTATTGGTAGGCTTAATCTTGGCTCACTATGGTCAAATTGCTCTAGCCTATTGGTATCCTACTTGGAACCAAGGTAGCTTACCACCTACTGCTTTGAGCATAGATAAAATTTGGCAACTAGGAAAACAGATTTCCACTCAAGTTTGGCGTATCGGCTTAATTGTAGGTGTAGCGATCGCTATTCTCATTTACTCACATTTTTGCCTCAGAGCGATCGCCATCATCTTGAGCATCATCTTTGGTTCCATCTTGTTTCAAAACTGGGCCAAGGTGCTGCAATATTTCCACCCCACATCTTTTAACAGTACTGAACCTCTATTTGGACAAGATATCAGTCTTTATGTATTTTCCTTACCATTGTGGGAACTGATAGAACTCTGGTTCATGGGAATATTCTTATATGGCTTCATCGCCGTCACCCTTACCTATCTCCTGTCAGGTGACAGTCTCAGTCAAGGAATTTTCCCTGGTTTTTCACCCCAGCAGCAACGCCATTTATCTGGTATGGCTGGCTTGTTGATGCTGGTGGTGGCGTTGGGTTATTGGCTGAGTCGTTATGAACTGGTTTATTCTCCCCGTGGAGTAAGTTACGGTGCTAGTTACACTGATGTCACTGTACAGTTACCAGTTTATAGCTTGTTGTGTGTGTTGGCAGTAGCGATCGCTTTTTATCTGTTGTGGCAAACAATTTTTTGGCGTTCTCAGCCTAAGTACCAGCGATTTACTATTTATGGATTAGGTGTATATTTATTTGTCGTAGTTGGGGCTGGCTATATTTTACCTGGGGCAGTGCAGTCTTTCATTGTTGAGCCTAACGAATTACAACGGGAACAACCATACATCCAACGGACAATTGCTCTGACTAGACAGGCATTTGATTTAGAAGTCATTGATGCCAGAACATTCAACCCTCAAGGTAACTTAACCGCAGCCGATCTGCAAGTCAACGAATTGACAATTCGTAACATTCGGCTATGGGATCAGCGTCCACTATTAGAAACCAACCGTCAACTACAACAAATTCGTCCTTATTATAAATTTCCCGATGCCGATATTGACCGCTACACCTTAGAACCAGACTCACCAACCCTCACCTTACCTGAACGGCGACAGGTATTAATTGCTGCACGAGAATTAGACTATAGTGCAGTTCCACAACAGGCGCAGACATGGGTAAACCAACATTTAATTTATACCCACGGCTACGGTTTTACGATGAGTCCAGTAAATACCGTTGGTGATGGGGGATTACCAGAGTATTTTGTTAAGGATATCAGTGGTAATAATGATGCCCTATCTACGGCGAATGCGGCGATTCGTGATAGCATTCCCATCGGACAACCCCGCATCTACTACGGTGAAATTACCAATACTTATGTGATGACGGGGACAAAAGCTAGAGAATTAGATTATCCCAGTGGTAGCGATAACGTTTACAACACCTACGATGGACAAGGCGGTGTGAGTATTGGTTCTTGGTGGCGACGCAGTTTATTTGCCATGTACTTAAAAGATTGGCAAATGTTATTTACTAGAGACTTTTTACCACAAACCAAGGTATTATTTAGACGCAATATCAAGCAAAGAATTCAAGCGATCGCACCATTTTTAAAATTTGATAGTGACCCCTATTTAATCGCTGCTGATGCCAATCCTAATGATAAAGGTACAAAGAACTATCTTTACTGGATTGTCGATGCTTATACAACCAGCGATCGCTATCCTTACTCAGACCCCAATAGTAATGGTATCAACTACATTCGCAATTCTGTCAAAATAGTCATTGATGCCTACAATGGCAGTGTGAACTTTTATATCGCTGATGCTGAAGATCCGATTATAAATACTTGGTCGGCAATCTTTCCCAATTTGTTTCAGCCACTAAGTAGTATGCCAAATACTCTCCGCAGTCATATTCGTTATCCGCTAGATTTCTTCACCATTCAGTCGGAACGATTGATGACTTACCACATGACTGATCCACAAGTATTTTACAACCGGGAGGATCAATGGCAGATACCCAATGAAATTTACGGCAGTGAAACTCGTCTAGTTGAACCTTATTATGTGATTACCAGTTTACCCACCGTCCCCTTTGAAGAATTTATCCTGTTGCTACCTTACACTCCCAAACAACGGACAAATTTAATTGCTTGGTTAGCCGCGCGATCGGATGGGGATAACTACGGTAGATTATTACTATATGTCTTTCCTAAAGAACGCCTCATCTACGGAACAGAACAAATCGAAGCTCGAATTAACCAAGATCCCGTAATATCTCAACAAATTTCCCTGTGGAATCGTCAAGGTTCTAGAGCAATTCAAGGAAATTTACTAGTAATTCCCATCGAACAATCTCTGCTATACGTTGAACCCATTTACCTAGAAGCCACTCAAAATAGTCTCCCCACCCTAGTCAGAGTAGTCGTAGCCTACGAAAACCGCATCGTCATGGCACAAACTCTAGAACAAGCTTTACAAGGCATCTTCCAACCAGCACTCACACCCGCACCAACAATTATTCGTCCTGTGGAAGAAGGGAGGGAATAG
- a CDS encoding bifunctional sterol desaturase/short chain dehydrogenase → MIHTLAESLTQMEARLQIDWVLVNACWQFALWGCGSLLLAEILRDSYHALCHQVNWLAKWHNKHHMAYRRDLSVVSLKAYQESQLYHDILESSLLILVLTVIALVIPQTGLWLGVAYACSFLGGASLRYFQGTIDTDYNHLPGPLQTIPTVWWVNRSYHWRHHFDDVNAYYSGVFSLVDKVLGTGLSLKGKTIALTGASGALGQALTAELLKHNAKVIALTTNPDKLATDAGVKIISWQLGNEDELKNSLEKVDILIINHGVNVYTNRTPAAINSSYEVNTFSALRLMDIFISTVTGPQAKATKEIWVNTSEAEVSPALSPLYELSKRTLGNLVTLKRLDNDCVIRKLILGPFKSQLNPYGVMSPQQVSRAILFLARRDFRNIIVTINPLTYVLFPWKEISTWFYYRSFSKTVNKPDIAS, encoded by the coding sequence ATGATACACACATTGGCTGAAAGCTTAACTCAGATGGAGGCTAGATTACAGATTGATTGGGTACTAGTAAATGCTTGTTGGCAATTTGCTCTTTGGGGGTGCGGTTCTCTACTGCTGGCGGAAATCTTGAGAGACTCATACCATGCCTTATGTCATCAAGTAAATTGGCTGGCTAAATGGCACAATAAGCATCATATGGCATATCGTCGGGATTTATCGGTAGTATCTCTCAAAGCTTATCAAGAATCCCAACTCTACCACGACATCCTAGAGTCAAGCTTACTGATATTAGTGTTGACAGTAATTGCTTTAGTTATCCCTCAAACCGGGTTATGGTTGGGAGTTGCTTACGCTTGTTCTTTCTTGGGTGGTGCATCCTTGCGATATTTTCAAGGAACCATTGACACAGATTACAATCATTTACCAGGCCCTTTGCAAACAATTCCTACTGTGTGGTGGGTAAATCGCTCTTACCACTGGCGACACCATTTTGATGATGTTAACGCTTATTATAGTGGTGTATTTTCCTTAGTAGATAAGGTGTTGGGAACCGGACTTTCTTTAAAAGGTAAAACCATCGCTTTAACTGGTGCATCAGGTGCTTTAGGACAAGCTTTGACAGCCGAATTACTCAAGCATAATGCTAAAGTTATCGCCTTAACCACTAATCCAGATAAATTAGCAACTGATGCTGGTGTAAAAATAATTTCTTGGCAATTAGGGAATGAAGACGAACTGAAAAATAGTTTAGAAAAAGTTGATATTTTAATCATCAATCATGGGGTTAATGTCTACACCAACCGCACACCAGCAGCAATTAACTCTTCCTATGAAGTGAATACTTTCTCTGCATTACGGTTGATGGATATATTTATCTCCACAGTTACAGGTCCACAAGCCAAAGCCACCAAAGAAATCTGGGTAAATACCTCTGAAGCTGAGGTATCTCCAGCGTTGAGTCCACTTTATGAACTGAGTAAACGCACATTAGGAAACCTAGTAACTCTCAAGCGCTTAGATAATGATTGTGTCATTCGCAAATTAATTCTCGGCCCTTTTAAAAGTCAACTTAATCCTTATGGAGTGATGTCTCCACAGCAAGTATCTCGCGCGATTTTATTTTTAGCCCGCCGCGATTTTCGCAATATTATCGTGACGATTAATCCTCTGACTTATGTGCTGTTTCCTTGGAAAGAAATTAGTACTTGGTTCTATTACCGCAGTTTTAGCAAAACAGTTAACAAACCAGATATCGCATCTTAA